From the genome of Symphalangus syndactylus isolate Jambi chromosome 7, NHGRI_mSymSyn1-v2.1_pri, whole genome shotgun sequence, one region includes:
- the TCOF1 gene encoding treacle protein isoform X1: MAEARKRRELLPLIYHHLLRAGYVRAAREVKEQSGQKCFLAQPVTLLDIYTHWQQTSELGRKRKAEEDAALQAKKTRVSDPISTSESSEEEEEAEAETAKATPRLASTNSSVLGADLPSSMKEKAKAGTEKAGKTGNSMPHPATGKTVANLLSGKSPRKSAEPSANTTLVSETEEEGSVPAFGAAAKPGMVSAGQADSSSEDTSSSSDETDVEGKPSVKPAQVKASSVSTKESPARKAAPAPGKMGDVTPQVKGGALPPAKRAKKPEEESESSEEGSESEEEAPAGTPSQVKASEKILQVRAASAPAKGTPGKGATPAPPGKAGKPEEDSESSSEESSDSEEETPAAKALLQAKASGKTSQVGAASAPAKESPRKGAAPAPPGKTGPAVAKAQAGKREEDSQSSSEESDSEEAPPAQVRQRGGVESSHMPKPQHLHGCGHLCHIQLLSPHVHPPGSLPSSCFSLQAKPSGKAPQVRAASAPAKESPRKGAAPAPPRKTGPAAAQAQAGKQEEDSGSSSEESDSDREAPAAMNATQVKPLGKSPQVKPASTTGMGPLGKGAGPVPPGKVGPTTPSAQVGKWEEDSESSSEESSDSSDGEVPTAVAPAQEKSLGKILQAKPASSSAKGPPQKAGPVAIQVKAEKPMEDSESSEESSDSADGEEAPAAMTAPQAKPALKIPQTKACPKKTNTTASAKVAPVRVGTQAPRKAGAATSPAGSCPAVAGGTQRPAEDSSSSEESDSEEEKTGLAVTVGQAKSVGKGLQVKVASVPVKGSLGQGTAPVLPGKTGPAVTQVKAEMQEDSESSEEESDSEEATASPAQVKTSVKKTQAKANPAAARASSAKGTISAPGKVVTAAVQAKQRSPSKVKPPVRNPQNSTVLARGPASVPPVGKAVAAAAQAQTRPEEDSGSSEEESDSEEEAETPAQAKPSRKTPQIRAALAPAKESPRKGAAPTPPGKTGPSAAQAGKQDDSGSSSEESDSDGEAPAAVTSAQVLSPQKDSNSKPSRSKILAPAPPERNMEGSSESSGEELPLTQVIKPPLIFVDPNRSPAGPAATPAQAQAASTPRKARASESTARSSSSESEDENVIPATQCLTPGIRTNVVTMPTAHPRIAPKASMAGASSSKESSQISDGKKQEGPATQVSKKNPASLPLTQAALKVLAQKASEAQPPVASTQPSSGVDSAVGTLPATSPQSTSVQAKGTNKLRKPKLPEVQQATKAPGSSDDSEDSSDSSSGSEEDAEGPQGAKSAHTLVGPTPSRTETLVEETAAESSEDDVVAPSQSLLSGYMTPGITPANSQASKATPKLDSSPSVSSTLAAKDDPDGKQEAKPQQAAGMLSPKTGGKEAASGTTPQKSRKPKKGAGNPQASTLALQSNIAQCLLGQPWPLNEAQVQASVVKVLTELLEQERKKVVDTTKESSRKGWESRKRKLSGDHPAARTPRSKKKKKLGAGEGGEVSVSPEKTSTTSKGKAKRDKASGDVKEKKGKGSLGSQGAKDEPEEELQKGMGKVEGGDQSNPKGKKEKKKSDKRKKDKEKKEKKKKAKKASTKDSESPSQKKKKKKKKTAEQTV, encoded by the exons AAGTGTTTCCTGGCTCAGCCCGTAACCCTTCTGGACATCTATACACACTGGCAACA AACCTCAGAGCTTGGTCGGAAGCGGAAGGCAGAGGAAGATGCGGCACTGCAAGCTAAGAAGACCCGTGTGTCAGACCCCATCAGCACCTCGGAGAGCtcggaagaggaggaggaagcagaagCCGAAACCGCCAAAGCCA CCCCAAGACTAGCATCTACCAACTCCTCAGTCCTGGGGGCAGACTTGCCATCAAGCATGAAAGAAAAAGCCAAG GCAGGGACAGAGAAAGCCGGCAAGACTGGGAACTCCATGCCACACCCTGCCACTGGAAAGACGGTGGCCAACCTTCTTTCTGGGAAGTCTCCCAGGAAGTCAGCAGAGCCCTCAGCAAATACTACGTTGGTCTCAGAAACTGAGGAGGAGGGCAGTGTCCCGGCCTTTGGAGCTGCTGCCAAGCCTG GGATGGTGTCAGCGGGCCAGGCCGACAGCTCCAGCGAGGACACCTCCAGCTCCAGCGATGAGACAGACGTGGAG GGGAAACCCTCAGTAAAACCAGCCCAGGTCAAAGCCTCATCAGTTTCTACTAAGGAGTCTCCAGCAAGAAAGGCGGCCCCAGCCCCTGGGAAGATGGGGGATGTGACACCCCAGGTCAAAGGAGGGGCCCTGCCCCCAGCCAAGAGGGCCAAGAAGCCAGAAGAGGAGTCAGAGAGTAGTGAGGAGGGATCTGAAAGTGAGGAGGAGGCCCCTGCAGGGACACCAAGCCAG GTAAAGGCCTCTGAAAAAATTCTCCAGGTCAGAGCTGCCTCGGCCCCTGCCAAGGGGACCCCTGGGAAAGGGGCTACCCCAGCACCCCCTGGGAAGGCAGGGAAGCCAGAGGAGGACTCAGAGAGCAGCAGCGAGGAGTCATCTGACAGTGAGGAGGAGACGCCAGCTGCCAAGGCCCTGCTTCAG GCGAAGGCTTCAGGAAAAACCTCTCAGGTCGGAGCTGCCTCCGCCCCTGCCAAGGAGTCCCCCAGGAAAGGAGCTGCCCCAGCACCCCCTGGGAAGACAGGGCCTGCAGTTGCCAAGGCCCAGGCAGGGAAGCGGGAGGAGGACTCGCAGAGCAGCAGTGAGGAATCGGACAGTGAGGAGGCGCCGCCTGCTCAGGTGAGGCAAAGGGGAGGGGTGGAGAGTAGCCACATGCCTAAACCCCAGCACCTGCATGGGTGTGGCCACCTTTGCCACATCCAGCTCCTGTCTCCACACGTCCACCCTCCGGGCTCTCTCCCCTCATCCTGTTTCTCACTCCAGGCGAAGCCTTCAGGGAAGGCCCCCCAGGTCAGAGCTGCCTCGGCCCCTGCCAAGGAGTCCCCCAGGAAAGGGGCTGCCCCAGCACCTCCTAGGAAAACAGGGCCTGCAGCCGCCCAGGCCCAGGCGGGGAAGCAGGAGGAGGACTCAGGAAGCAGCAGCGAGGAGTCAGACAGTGACAGAGAGGCACCGGCAGCCATGAATGCAACTCAG GTGAAGCCCTTGGGGAAAAGCCCCCAGGTGAAACCTGCCTCCACCACGGGCATGGGGCCCTTGGGGAAAGGCGCCGGCCCAGTGCCACCTGGGAAGGTGGGGCCTACAACCCCCTCGGCCCAGGTGGGGAAGTGGGAGGAGGACTCAGAGAGCAGCAGTGAGGAGTCATCAGACAGCAGTGATGGAGAGGTGCCCACAGCTGTGGCCCCGGCTCAG GAAAAGTCCTTGGGGAAAATCCTCCAGGCCAAACCTGCCTCCAGTTCTGCCAAGGGGCCCCCTCAGAAGGCAGGGCCTGTAGCCATCCAGGTCAAGGCTGAAAAGCCCATGGAAGACTCGGAGAGCAGCGAGGAGTCGTCGGACAGCGCGGATGGTGAGGAGGCACCAGCAGCCATGACTGCACCTCAG GCAAAACCAGCTCTGAAAATTCCTCAGACCAAGGCCTGCCCAAAGAAAACCAATACCACTGCATCTGCCAAGGTCGCCCCTGTGCGAGTGGGCACCCAAGCCCCCCGGAAAGCAGGAGCTGCGACTTCTCCAGCAGGCTCGTGCCCAGCTGTGGCTGGGGGCACCCAGAGACCAGCAGAGGATTCTTCAAGCAGTGAGGAATCAGATAGTGAGGAAGAGAAGACAGGTCTTGCAGTAACCGTGGGACAG GCGAAGTCTGTGGGGAAAGGCCTCCAAGTGAAAGTGGCCTCAGTGCCTGTCAAGGGGTCCTTGGGGCAAGGGACTGCTCCAGTACTCCCTGGGAAGACGGGGCCTGCAGTCACCCAGGTGAAAGCTGAGATGCAGGAAGACTCTGAGAGCAGTGAGGAGGAATCAGACAGTGAGGAGGCAACTGCATCTCCAGCACAG GTGAAAACCTCAGTAAAGAAAACCCAGGCCAAAGCCAACCCAGCTGCCGCCAGAGCATCTTCAGCAAAAGGGACAATTTCAGCCCCTGGAAAAGTTGTCACTGCAGCTGTTCAAGCCAAACAGAGATCTCCATCCAAG GTGAAGCCACCAGTGAGAAACCCCCAGAACAGTACCGTCTTGGCGAGGGGCCCAGCATCTGTGCCACCTGTGGGGAAGGCCGTGGCTGCAGCAGCTCAGGCCCAGACAAGGCCAGAGGAGGACTCAGGGAGCAGTGAGGAGGAGTCAGACAGTGAGGAGGAGGCAGAGACGCCGGCTCAG GCGAAGCCTTCACGGAAGACCCCCCAGATCAGAGCTGCCTTGGCTCCTGCCAAGGAGTCCCCCAGGAAAGGGGCTGCCCCAACACCTCCTGGGAAGACAGGGCCTTCGGCTGCCCAGGCAGGGAAGCAGGATGACTCAGGAAGCAGCAGCGAGGAGTCAGACAGTGACGGGGAGGCACCAGCAGCTGTAACCTCTGCCCAG GTCTTGTCCCCTCAGAAGGACAGTAACTCCAAACCTTCCAGAAGCAAGATCCTGGCCCCAGCACCTCCAGAGAGGAACATGGAGGGGTCCTCGGAGAGCAGTGGGGAAGAGCTGCCACTGACCCAG gtgATTAAACCCCCTCTGATTTTTGTCGACCCTAATCGTAGTCCAGCTGGCCCAGCTGCTACACCCGCACAAGCCCAGGCTGCGAGCACCCCGAGGAAGGCCCGAGCCTCGGAGAGCACAGCCAGGAGCTCCTCCTCCGAGAGCGAGGATGAGAATGTGATCCCCGCTACACAGTGCTTGACTCCTG GCATCAGAACCAATGTGGTGACCATGCCCACTGCCCACCCAAGAATAGCCCCCAAAGCCAGCATGGCTGGGGCCAGCAGCAGCAAGGAGTCCAGTCAGATATCAGATGGCAAGAAACAGGAGGGACCAGCAACTCAG GTGTCAAAGAAGAACCCAGCTTCCCTCCCACTGACCCAGGCTGCCCTGAAGGTCCTCGCCCAGAAAGCCAGTGAGGCTCAGCCTCCTGTTGCCAGCACCCAGCCTTCAAGTGGG GTTGACAGTGCTGTGGGAACACTCCCTGCAACAAGTCCCCAGAGCACCTCTGTCCAGGCCAAAGGGACCAACAAGCTCAGAAAAcctaagcttcctgaggtccaGCAGGCCACCAAAGCCCCTGGGAGCTCAGATGACAGTGAGGACAGCAGCGACAGCTCTTCAGGGAGTGAGGAAGATGCTGAAGGGCCCCAGGGGGCCAAGTCGGCCCACACGCTGG TAGGTCCCACCCCCTCCAGGACAGAGACCCTGGTGGAGGAGACCGCAGCAGAGTCCAGCGAGGATGATGTGGTGGCGCCATCCCAG TCTCTCCTCTCAGGTTATATGACCCCTGGAATAACCCCAGCCAATTCCCAGGCCTCAAAAGCCACTCCCAAGCTAGACTCCAGCCCCTCAGTTTCCTCTACTCTGGCCGCCAAAGATGACCCAGATGGCAAGCAGGAGGCAAAGCCCCAACAGGCAGCAGGCATGTTGTCCCCTAAAACAG GTGGAAAAGAGGCTGCTTCAGGCACCACACCTCAGAAGTCCCGGAAGCCCAAGAAAGGGGCTGGGAACCCCCAAGCCTCAACCCTGGCACTGCAAAGCAACATCGCCCAGTGCCTCCTGGGCCAACCCTGGCCCCTGAATGAGGCCCAGGTGCAGGCCTCAGTGGTGAAGGTCCTGACTGAGCTGCtggaacaggaaagaaagaaggtggTGGACACCACCAAGGAGAGCAGCAGGAAGGGCTGGGAGAGCCGCAAGCGGAAGCTATCGGGAGACCACCCGGCTGCCAGGACCCCCAGgagcaagaagaagaagaagctggGGGCCGGGGAAGGTGGGGAGGTCTCTGTTTCCCCAGAAAAGACCTCCACGACTTCCAAGGGAAAAGCAAAGAGAGACAAAGCGAGTGGTGATgtcaaagagaagaaagggaaggggtcTCTTGGCTCCCAAGGGGCCAAGGATGAGCCAGAAGAGGAGCTTCAGAAGGGGATGGGGAAGGTTGAAGGTGGAGATCAAAGCAACCCAAAGggcaagaaggagaagaagaaatccGACAAGA gaaaaaaagacaaagaaaaaaaagaaaagaagaagaaagcaaaaaaggCCTCAACCAAAGATTCTGAGTCACCGtcccagaagaaaaagaagaaaaag AAGAAGACAGCAGAGCAGACTGTATGA
- the TCOF1 gene encoding treacle protein isoform X25, with the protein MAEARKRRELLPLIYHHLLRAGYVRAAREVKEQSGQKCFLAQPVTLLDIYTHWQQTSELGRKRKAEEDAALQAKKTRVSDPISTSESSEEEEEAEAETAKATPRLASTNSSVLGADLPSSMKEKAKAGTEKAGKTGNSMPHPATGKTVANLLSGKSPRKSAEPSANTTLVSETEEEGSVPAFGAAAKPGMVSAGQADSSSEDTSSSSDETDVEGKPSVKPAQVKASSVSTKESPARKAAPAPGKMGDVTPQVKGGALPPAKRAKKPEEESESSEEGSESEEEAPAGTPSQVKASEKILQVRAASAPAKGTPGKGATPAPPGKAGKPEEDSESSSEESSDSEEETPAAKALLQAKASGKTSQVGAASAPAKESPRKGAAPAPPGKTGPAVAKAQAGKREEDSQSSSEESDSEEAPPAQAKPSGKAPQVRAASAPAKESPRKGAAPAPPRKTGPAAAQAQAGKQEEDSGSSSEESDSDREAPAAMNATQVKPLGKSPQVKPASTTGMGPLGKGAGPVPPGKVGPTTPSAQVGKWEEDSESSSEESSDSSDGEVPTAVAPAQEKSLGKILQAKPASSSAKGPPQKAGPVAIQVKAEKPMEDSESSEESSDSADGEEAPAAMTAPQAKPALKIPQTKACPKKTNTTASAKVAPVRVGTQAPRKAGAATSPAGSCPAVAGGTQRPAEDSSSSEESDSEEEKTGLAVTVGQAKSVGKGLQVKVASVPVKGSLGQGTAPVLPGKTGPAVTQVKAEMQEDSESSEEESDSEEATASPAQVKTSVKKTQAKANPAAARASSAKGTISAPGKVVTAAVQAKQRSPSKVKPPVRNPQNSTVLARGPASVPPVGKAVAAAAQAQTRPEEDSGSSEEESDSEEEAETPAQAKPSRKTPQIRAALAPAKESPRKGAAPTPPGKTGPSAAQAGKQDDSGSSSEESDSDGEAPAAVTSAQDSNSKPSRSKILAPAPPERNMEGSSESSGEELPLTQVIKPPLIFVDPNRSPAGPAATPAQAQAASTPRKARASESTARSSSSESEDENVIPATQCLTPGIRTNVVTMPTAHPRIAPKASMAGASSSKESSQISDGKKQEGPATQVDSAVGTLPATSPQSTSVQAKGTNKLRKPKLPEVQQATKAPGSSDDSEDSSDSSSGSEEDAEGPQGAKSAHTLGPTPSRTETLVEETAAESSEDDVVAPSQSLLSGYMTPGITPANSQASKATPKLDSSPSVSSTLAAKDDPDGKQEAKPQQAAGMLSPKTGGKEAASGTTPQKSRKPKKGAGNPQASTLALQSNIAQCLLGQPWPLNEAQVQASVVKVLTELLEQERKKVVDTTKESSRKGWESRKRKLSGDHPAARTPRSKKKKKLGAGEGGEVSVSPEKTSTTSKGKAKRDKASGDVKEKKGKGSLGSQGAKDEPEEELQKGMGKVEGGDQSNPKGKKEKKKSDKRKKDKEKKEKKKKAKKASTKDSESPSQKKKKKKKKTAEQTV; encoded by the exons AAGTGTTTCCTGGCTCAGCCCGTAACCCTTCTGGACATCTATACACACTGGCAACA AACCTCAGAGCTTGGTCGGAAGCGGAAGGCAGAGGAAGATGCGGCACTGCAAGCTAAGAAGACCCGTGTGTCAGACCCCATCAGCACCTCGGAGAGCtcggaagaggaggaggaagcagaagCCGAAACCGCCAAAGCCA CCCCAAGACTAGCATCTACCAACTCCTCAGTCCTGGGGGCAGACTTGCCATCAAGCATGAAAGAAAAAGCCAAG GCAGGGACAGAGAAAGCCGGCAAGACTGGGAACTCCATGCCACACCCTGCCACTGGAAAGACGGTGGCCAACCTTCTTTCTGGGAAGTCTCCCAGGAAGTCAGCAGAGCCCTCAGCAAATACTACGTTGGTCTCAGAAACTGAGGAGGAGGGCAGTGTCCCGGCCTTTGGAGCTGCTGCCAAGCCTG GGATGGTGTCAGCGGGCCAGGCCGACAGCTCCAGCGAGGACACCTCCAGCTCCAGCGATGAGACAGACGTGGAG GGGAAACCCTCAGTAAAACCAGCCCAGGTCAAAGCCTCATCAGTTTCTACTAAGGAGTCTCCAGCAAGAAAGGCGGCCCCAGCCCCTGGGAAGATGGGGGATGTGACACCCCAGGTCAAAGGAGGGGCCCTGCCCCCAGCCAAGAGGGCCAAGAAGCCAGAAGAGGAGTCAGAGAGTAGTGAGGAGGGATCTGAAAGTGAGGAGGAGGCCCCTGCAGGGACACCAAGCCAG GTAAAGGCCTCTGAAAAAATTCTCCAGGTCAGAGCTGCCTCGGCCCCTGCCAAGGGGACCCCTGGGAAAGGGGCTACCCCAGCACCCCCTGGGAAGGCAGGGAAGCCAGAGGAGGACTCAGAGAGCAGCAGCGAGGAGTCATCTGACAGTGAGGAGGAGACGCCAGCTGCCAAGGCCCTGCTTCAG GCGAAGGCTTCAGGAAAAACCTCTCAGGTCGGAGCTGCCTCCGCCCCTGCCAAGGAGTCCCCCAGGAAAGGAGCTGCCCCAGCACCCCCTGGGAAGACAGGGCCTGCAGTTGCCAAGGCCCAGGCAGGGAAGCGGGAGGAGGACTCGCAGAGCAGCAGTGAGGAATCGGACAGTGAGGAGGCGCCGCCTGCTCAG GCGAAGCCTTCAGGGAAGGCCCCCCAGGTCAGAGCTGCCTCGGCCCCTGCCAAGGAGTCCCCCAGGAAAGGGGCTGCCCCAGCACCTCCTAGGAAAACAGGGCCTGCAGCCGCCCAGGCCCAGGCGGGGAAGCAGGAGGAGGACTCAGGAAGCAGCAGCGAGGAGTCAGACAGTGACAGAGAGGCACCGGCAGCCATGAATGCAACTCAG GTGAAGCCCTTGGGGAAAAGCCCCCAGGTGAAACCTGCCTCCACCACGGGCATGGGGCCCTTGGGGAAAGGCGCCGGCCCAGTGCCACCTGGGAAGGTGGGGCCTACAACCCCCTCGGCCCAGGTGGGGAAGTGGGAGGAGGACTCAGAGAGCAGCAGTGAGGAGTCATCAGACAGCAGTGATGGAGAGGTGCCCACAGCTGTGGCCCCGGCTCAG GAAAAGTCCTTGGGGAAAATCCTCCAGGCCAAACCTGCCTCCAGTTCTGCCAAGGGGCCCCCTCAGAAGGCAGGGCCTGTAGCCATCCAGGTCAAGGCTGAAAAGCCCATGGAAGACTCGGAGAGCAGCGAGGAGTCGTCGGACAGCGCGGATGGTGAGGAGGCACCAGCAGCCATGACTGCACCTCAG GCAAAACCAGCTCTGAAAATTCCTCAGACCAAGGCCTGCCCAAAGAAAACCAATACCACTGCATCTGCCAAGGTCGCCCCTGTGCGAGTGGGCACCCAAGCCCCCCGGAAAGCAGGAGCTGCGACTTCTCCAGCAGGCTCGTGCCCAGCTGTGGCTGGGGGCACCCAGAGACCAGCAGAGGATTCTTCAAGCAGTGAGGAATCAGATAGTGAGGAAGAGAAGACAGGTCTTGCAGTAACCGTGGGACAG GCGAAGTCTGTGGGGAAAGGCCTCCAAGTGAAAGTGGCCTCAGTGCCTGTCAAGGGGTCCTTGGGGCAAGGGACTGCTCCAGTACTCCCTGGGAAGACGGGGCCTGCAGTCACCCAGGTGAAAGCTGAGATGCAGGAAGACTCTGAGAGCAGTGAGGAGGAATCAGACAGTGAGGAGGCAACTGCATCTCCAGCACAG GTGAAAACCTCAGTAAAGAAAACCCAGGCCAAAGCCAACCCAGCTGCCGCCAGAGCATCTTCAGCAAAAGGGACAATTTCAGCCCCTGGAAAAGTTGTCACTGCAGCTGTTCAAGCCAAACAGAGATCTCCATCCAAG GTGAAGCCACCAGTGAGAAACCCCCAGAACAGTACCGTCTTGGCGAGGGGCCCAGCATCTGTGCCACCTGTGGGGAAGGCCGTGGCTGCAGCAGCTCAGGCCCAGACAAGGCCAGAGGAGGACTCAGGGAGCAGTGAGGAGGAGTCAGACAGTGAGGAGGAGGCAGAGACGCCGGCTCAG GCGAAGCCTTCACGGAAGACCCCCCAGATCAGAGCTGCCTTGGCTCCTGCCAAGGAGTCCCCCAGGAAAGGGGCTGCCCCAACACCTCCTGGGAAGACAGGGCCTTCGGCTGCCCAGGCAGGGAAGCAGGATGACTCAGGAAGCAGCAGCGAGGAGTCAGACAGTGACGGGGAGGCACCAGCAGCTGTAACCTCTGCCCAG GACAGTAACTCCAAACCTTCCAGAAGCAAGATCCTGGCCCCAGCACCTCCAGAGAGGAACATGGAGGGGTCCTCGGAGAGCAGTGGGGAAGAGCTGCCACTGACCCAG gtgATTAAACCCCCTCTGATTTTTGTCGACCCTAATCGTAGTCCAGCTGGCCCAGCTGCTACACCCGCACAAGCCCAGGCTGCGAGCACCCCGAGGAAGGCCCGAGCCTCGGAGAGCACAGCCAGGAGCTCCTCCTCCGAGAGCGAGGATGAGAATGTGATCCCCGCTACACAGTGCTTGACTCCTG GCATCAGAACCAATGTGGTGACCATGCCCACTGCCCACCCAAGAATAGCCCCCAAAGCCAGCATGGCTGGGGCCAGCAGCAGCAAGGAGTCCAGTCAGATATCAGATGGCAAGAAACAGGAGGGACCAGCAACTCAG GTTGACAGTGCTGTGGGAACACTCCCTGCAACAAGTCCCCAGAGCACCTCTGTCCAGGCCAAAGGGACCAACAAGCTCAGAAAAcctaagcttcctgaggtccaGCAGGCCACCAAAGCCCCTGGGAGCTCAGATGACAGTGAGGACAGCAGCGACAGCTCTTCAGGGAGTGAGGAAGATGCTGAAGGGCCCCAGGGGGCCAAGTCGGCCCACACGCTGG GTCCCACCCCCTCCAGGACAGAGACCCTGGTGGAGGAGACCGCAGCAGAGTCCAGCGAGGATGATGTGGTGGCGCCATCCCAG TCTCTCCTCTCAGGTTATATGACCCCTGGAATAACCCCAGCCAATTCCCAGGCCTCAAAAGCCACTCCCAAGCTAGACTCCAGCCCCTCAGTTTCCTCTACTCTGGCCGCCAAAGATGACCCAGATGGCAAGCAGGAGGCAAAGCCCCAACAGGCAGCAGGCATGTTGTCCCCTAAAACAG GTGGAAAAGAGGCTGCTTCAGGCACCACACCTCAGAAGTCCCGGAAGCCCAAGAAAGGGGCTGGGAACCCCCAAGCCTCAACCCTGGCACTGCAAAGCAACATCGCCCAGTGCCTCCTGGGCCAACCCTGGCCCCTGAATGAGGCCCAGGTGCAGGCCTCAGTGGTGAAGGTCCTGACTGAGCTGCtggaacaggaaagaaagaaggtggTGGACACCACCAAGGAGAGCAGCAGGAAGGGCTGGGAGAGCCGCAAGCGGAAGCTATCGGGAGACCACCCGGCTGCCAGGACCCCCAGgagcaagaagaagaagaagctggGGGCCGGGGAAGGTGGGGAGGTCTCTGTTTCCCCAGAAAAGACCTCCACGACTTCCAAGGGAAAAGCAAAGAGAGACAAAGCGAGTGGTGATgtcaaagagaagaaagggaaggggtcTCTTGGCTCCCAAGGGGCCAAGGATGAGCCAGAAGAGGAGCTTCAGAAGGGGATGGGGAAGGTTGAAGGTGGAGATCAAAGCAACCCAAAGggcaagaaggagaagaagaaatccGACAAGA gaaaaaaagacaaagaaaaaaaagaaaagaagaagaaagcaaaaaaggCCTCAACCAAAGATTCTGAGTCACCGtcccagaagaaaaagaagaaaaag AAGAAGACAGCAGAGCAGACTGTATGA